DNA from Rhodobacteraceae bacterium M382:
GTTTCATTGCCATCCGTCACCAACACCACAATGCCCGGACGTCGTTCATAATCCAGTGTCTGGGCGGCGGCGTGAACGGACGCTGCCAGGGGGGTCATCCCGCTGGGGTTCAGTCTCTCGATTTCGTCTATGATCGGTTCGGCAGCCTGATCAACGGGACCAAAGCGCAGATCAATGTTGCTACAGGCATCTTTCGGACCCGGGCCATAGATCAACAGACCCACTCTGCGATAAGGCGCGATCCGGGGCATAGCCTGACGAATGGCGCTGCGTGCGTCCACGATCCGGGTGGCTTCCTGGATGTCGAATCCGATCTCCTGCATTGACGCAGACCCATCAAACACCAGCATGGCGTCGCGGGCGCAATCAGCAAGGGATTGCGCGGGATGGGCCAGCGCCCCACACATCAAAAGCGCGGCGGGAAGGTGAGAGACAGCCATCTGATAAAGATAGGGCGTGGATTTCAATTTCAACACGCCTCCTTTGGTGCGGGTCTCGGCGCGCCCATGAGCTTTGCCAGGGCCATGGGTGTCTTACAAAACGCTTGGGCGTGCCAGTTTGAACCGGATGCAGGAAAGCTTGCATCAGCGGGACTGTGGGTCTATACGCCCACGGTGGCCTGTTGGGTCACGAGAATCAACATCAAGAAAAGCCGTGGTTGACCCGTTAACGCTTCGGGGGTCACATCCGGCAAGGAGAAGCGATATGAAACTGAACGAACTGCGCGACAATCCTGGCGCAACCAAAAAACGCATGCGCGTTGGCCGTGGCCCTGGGTCCGGCAAAGGTAAAATGGGTGGCCGTGGTATCAAAGGTCAAAAATCCCGTTCGGGTGTGGCAATCAATGGTTACGAAGGTGGCCAAATGCCTCTGTACCAGCGCCTGCCAAAGCGTGGCTTTAACAAGCCGAACCGCAAAGAATTCGCCGTTATCAACCTGGGCCTGATCCAGAAATTCGTTGATGCTGGCAAACTGGACGGCGCGGCCGCGATCACCGAAGATGCGCTGATCGCATCCGGTCTGGTCCGCCGCAAACTGGACGGCATCCGCGTTCTGGCCAAAGGTGAAGTCACCGCCGCCCTGAACGTCGAAGTAACAGGTGCTTCGAAAGCTGCCGTAGAGGCAGTTGAGAAGGCAGGCGGCTCGCTGAAGGTCACTTCTGCGTCTGCGGCAGAGTAACGGCTTGTGAGCGGCACCTTTGCCGCTTACATAGGTCCCGAGTTTTCCATCAACGCCGCCCGAGCCGGAAAACGGTTCCGGGCGGCGTTTGCATCTAGAGAGACCGATTAATGGTATCAGCAGCAGAACAAATGGCGGCCAACACAAGCTGGGCCGCACTGGGCAAAGCCACCGATCTGCGCAACCGAATCCTGTTCACGCTGGCCTTGTTGATCGTTTACCGGCTGGGGACTTTCATCCCGGTGCCTGGTATCGACGGCAACGCACTGCGCGAATTCATGGAATCGGCGGGGCAGGGCATTGGCGGCATGGTGTCGATGTTCACCGGCGGCGCATTGGGGCGTATGGGTATCTTTGCCCTGGGCATCATGCCGTATATTTCAGCATCGATTATCGTGCAGCTGCTGACAGCCATGGTTCCTCAACTTGAACAGTTGAAGAAAGAAGGCGAGCAGGGCCGTAAAAAGATCAACCAGTACACTCGCTTCGGGACTGTCGCGCTGGCAACGGCGCAGGCATACGGGCTGGCCGTCTCACTGGAATCGGGTGATCTGGCGACGGATCCCGGTATGTATTTCCGCATGGCCTGTATGGTGACACTGGTCGGTGGCACCATGTTCCTGATGTGGTTGGGTGAACAGATCACCGCGCGCGGTATCGGCAATGGCATCTCGTTGATCATCTTTGTCGGCATCATTGCCGAAGTTCCGGCCGCACTGGCGCAGTTCTTTGCTTCGGGTCGGTCTGGCGCGCTGAGCCCGGCGATCATCATCGCTGTGATTGTGATGGTGATTGCGACGATCATGTTCGTGGTTTTCATGGAACGTGCGCTGCGCAAGATCCACATCCAATATCCACGCCGTCAGGTGGGGATGAAGGTCTATGACGGCGGCTCTAGCCACCTGCCGGTCAAAGTGAACCCAGCAGGCGTTATTCCAGCCATTTTTGCCAGCTCTCTGCTGTTGTTGCCGGTCACGATTTCGACCTTTTCGTCCGGTGCGGCTACTG
Protein-coding regions in this window:
- the secY gene encoding preprotein translocase subunit SecY, whose product is MVSAAEQMAANTSWAALGKATDLRNRILFTLALLIVYRLGTFIPVPGIDGNALREFMESAGQGIGGMVSMFTGGALGRMGIFALGIMPYISASIIVQLLTAMVPQLEQLKKEGEQGRKKINQYTRFGTVALATAQAYGLAVSLESGDLATDPGMYFRMACMVTLVGGTMFLMWLGEQITARGIGNGISLIIFVGIIAEVPAALAQFFASGRSGALSPAIIIAVIVMVIATIMFVVFMERALRKIHIQYPRRQVGMKVYDGGSSHLPVKVNPAGVIPAIFASSLLLLPVTISTFSSGAATGPVMSWLLANFGPGQPLYLLFFVSMIVFFAYFYTFNVSFKPDEVANNLKNQNGFVPGIRPGKKTAEYLEYVVNRILVLGAAYLAAVCLLPEILRGQFAIPFYFGGTSVLIVVSVTMDTIQQVQSHLLAHQYEGLIEKSQLRGKGGKKRGRRSPARK
- the rplO gene encoding 50S ribosomal protein L15, yielding MKLNELRDNPGATKKRMRVGRGPGSGKGKMGGRGIKGQKSRSGVAINGYEGGQMPLYQRLPKRGFNKPNRKEFAVINLGLIQKFVDAGKLDGAAAITEDALIASGLVRRKLDGIRVLAKGEVTAALNVEVTGASKAAVEAVEKAGGSLKVTSASAAE
- a CDS encoding VWA domain-containing protein — protein: MLVFDGSASMQEIGFDIQEATRIVDARSAIRQAMPRIAPYRRVGLLIYGPGPKDACSNIDLRFGPVDQAAEPIIDEIERLNPSGMTPLAASVHAAAQTLDYERRPGIVVLVTDGNETCGGRPCALADALARTGRDLTVHVIGFKVVVDFFGWDNPEQSAFADGDTVAKCLADRTGGMFVSTQTVEELTDALQETLGCPLIGQIGPERLSAKMRLSPT